A region of Massilia sp. KIM DNA encodes the following proteins:
- the fdx gene encoding ISC system 2Fe-2S type ferredoxin produces the protein MPQIVILPHPVFCPEGAVLEAPQGKSVCDVLLENDIEIEHACDRVCACTTCHVIVREGFDSLNELEEKEEDMLDKAWGLEPNSRLSCQAIVAEEDLVVEIPKYTINHAAEKNH, from the coding sequence GTGCCACAAATCGTCATCCTGCCCCACCCGGTGTTCTGCCCCGAAGGCGCCGTCCTGGAAGCCCCGCAGGGCAAGTCGGTCTGCGACGTCCTGCTCGAGAACGACATCGAGATCGAACACGCCTGCGACCGCGTGTGCGCCTGCACCACCTGCCACGTGATCGTGCGCGAAGGCTTCGACTCGCTCAACGAGCTCGAGGAAAAGGAAGAGGACATGCTCGACAAGGCCTGGGGCCTGGAGCCGAACTCGCGCTTGTCCTGCCAGGCCATCGTCGCCGAGGAAGACCTGGTGGTCGAGATCCCGAAGTACACCATCAACCACGCAGCAGAGAAGAACCACTGA
- the iscX gene encoding Fe-S cluster assembly protein IscX, which yields MKWTDVQAIAEALYEKYPDVDPATIRFTDLHNWVVGLDGFDDDRARGGERVLEAIQAAWIDEAR from the coding sequence ATGAAATGGACTGACGTGCAGGCCATCGCCGAGGCCCTCTACGAGAAATACCCGGACGTCGATCCGGCCACGATCCGCTTCACCGACCTGCACAACTGGGTGGTGGGCCTGGACGGGTTCGACGACGACCGCGCGCGCGGCGGCGAGCGCGTGCTGGAAGCGATACAGGCGGCATGGATCGATGAAGCACGCTAA
- a CDS encoding SAM-dependent methyltransferase, producing MKHAKQATRAAAPSAPELPPEVRPGQSIELLKELHILTRDGKLNQDSRRKLKQVYHLYNFIEPLLKDVQEQKGGGVSLVDHGAGKSYLGFILYDLFFKGQEQGGHIYGIETREELVQKSTELAARLGFGGMSFLPLSVAESTTSSSLPERIDIVTALHACNTATDDAIDFALKKQAKHMVLVPCCQAEVASVLRKNKGKDLGRSALTEIWRHPIHTREFGSQLTNVLRCLQLEAHGYQVTVTELVGWEHSMKNELIVATYKNLPRRRPAERLDEVMSELGLQEMKARFYTPQAAGAAGE from the coding sequence ATGAAGCACGCTAAGCAGGCCACCAGGGCCGCGGCCCCGTCCGCCCCCGAGCTGCCGCCGGAAGTCCGGCCGGGCCAGTCGATCGAGCTGCTCAAGGAGCTGCACATCCTGACCCGCGACGGCAAGCTGAACCAGGACAGCCGCCGCAAGCTCAAGCAGGTCTACCACCTGTACAACTTCATCGAGCCCCTGCTCAAGGACGTCCAGGAACAGAAGGGCGGCGGGGTGTCGCTGGTCGACCACGGCGCCGGCAAGTCCTACCTCGGCTTCATCCTCTACGACCTGTTCTTCAAGGGACAGGAGCAGGGCGGCCACATCTACGGCATCGAGACCCGTGAAGAGCTGGTGCAGAAGTCGACCGAGCTGGCCGCGCGCCTGGGCTTTGGCGGCATGTCCTTCCTGCCGCTGTCGGTGGCCGAATCGACCACCTCGAGCAGCCTGCCGGAACGGATCGACATCGTCACCGCCCTGCATGCCTGTAACACCGCCACCGACGACGCCATCGACTTCGCCCTCAAGAAGCAGGCCAAGCACATGGTGCTGGTGCCCTGCTGCCAGGCCGAAGTGGCCTCGGTGCTGCGCAAGAACAAGGGCAAGGACCTGGGCCGCAGCGCGCTCACCGAGATCTGGCGCCACCCGATCCACACCCGCGAATTCGGCAGCCAGCTCACCAACGTGCTGCGCTGCCTGCAGCTCGAAGCCCATGGCTACCAGGTGACCGTGACCGAACTGGTGGGCTGGGAACACTCGATGAAGAACGAGCTGATCGTCGCCACCTACAAGAACCTGCCGCGCCGCCGTCCGGCCGAGCGCCTCGACGAGGTGATGTCGGAGCTGGGCCTGCAGGAAATGAAAGCACGCTTCTACACCCCGCAGGCGGCCGGCGCCGCCGGCGAATAA
- the ltaE gene encoding low-specificity L-threonine aldolase, producing the protein MDKWIDLRSDTVTQPSDAMRAAMAAAEVGDDVYADDPSVKRLQDYAAELFGFEAGLFAPSGTQTNLIALMTHCGRGDEYLVGQEAHTYKYEGGGAAVLGSIQPQPIANQPDGSILLADIEAYIKPDDMHFARTRLLALENTIGGRVLGQDYMAAATSLAHGKGLATHLDGARICNAAVKQGIGLRAAVAGFDTVSVCLSKGLGAPVGSVLLGPKDFIEQGKRWRKMLGGGMRQAGVLAAAAQYALEHNVKRLAEDHDNAALLARGLAGIEQLAVGTPQTNIFWMDVPAAACGPLREHLARAGIKASIGPKTRLVTHLDVSAADVARTVAAFKAFFAEWRA; encoded by the coding sequence ATGGACAAGTGGATCGACCTGCGCAGCGACACCGTGACCCAGCCCTCGGACGCCATGCGCGCCGCGATGGCAGCCGCCGAGGTGGGCGACGACGTGTATGCGGACGACCCTTCGGTCAAGCGCCTGCAGGACTATGCGGCCGAGCTGTTCGGCTTCGAGGCGGGCCTGTTCGCGCCGAGCGGCACCCAGACCAACCTGATCGCGCTGATGACCCATTGCGGCCGCGGCGACGAATACCTGGTCGGCCAGGAAGCCCATACCTACAAGTACGAAGGCGGCGGCGCCGCCGTGCTGGGCAGCATCCAGCCGCAGCCGATCGCCAACCAGCCGGACGGCTCGATCCTGCTGGCGGACATCGAGGCCTACATCAAGCCGGACGACATGCACTTCGCCCGCACCCGCCTGCTGGCGCTGGAAAACACCATCGGCGGCCGCGTGCTGGGACAGGACTATATGGCGGCGGCGACCTCGCTCGCGCATGGCAAGGGCCTGGCGACCCACCTCGACGGCGCGCGCATCTGCAACGCGGCGGTCAAGCAGGGCATCGGACTGCGCGCGGCGGTGGCCGGTTTCGATACCGTGTCGGTCTGCCTGTCCAAGGGCCTGGGCGCGCCGGTCGGCTCGGTGCTGCTGGGGCCGAAGGATTTCATCGAACAGGGCAAGCGCTGGCGCAAGATGCTGGGCGGCGGCATGCGCCAGGCCGGCGTGCTGGCCGCGGCAGCCCAGTACGCGCTCGAGCACAACGTCAAGCGCCTGGCCGAGGACCATGACAACGCGGCCCTGCTCGCGCGCGGCCTGGCCGGCATCGAGCAGCTCGCGGTCGGCACGCCGCAGACCAACATCTTCTGGATGGACGTGCCGGCGGCCGCCTGCGGGCCCCTGCGCGAGCACCTGGCGCGCGCCGGCATCAAGGCTTCGATCGGCCCCAAAACTCGCCTGGTGACCCACCTCGACGTGAGTGCCGCCGACGTGGCGCGCACGGTGGCCGCGTTCAAGGCCTTCTTCGCCGAGTGGCGCGCGTGA
- a CDS encoding RNA pseudouridine synthase encodes MGDDGIRLAKRVAELKGCSRADAERYIAGGWVTVDGEPAEDPASRVTPSQTVALLPGAQAVEPLPVTILLNKPAGADLDAALACLRPETLVQEGRGGQRFLRRHLNKLTLATPLDTAAEGLVVFSQDWRVLRKLVEEAARIEHEYVVEVDGQMAGEGLAGLNRHFKASWQNESRLRVAGKNIQPAQIERACLEADLRVRAIRRLRVGRIPLASLAVGHWRYVHEAERF; translated from the coding sequence ATGGGCGACGACGGCATCCGCCTGGCCAAGCGCGTGGCCGAACTGAAGGGCTGTTCGCGCGCCGATGCCGAACGCTACATCGCCGGCGGCTGGGTGACGGTGGACGGCGAACCCGCCGAGGACCCGGCCTCGCGCGTCACCCCGTCGCAGACGGTGGCGCTGCTGCCCGGCGCCCAGGCGGTGGAGCCGCTGCCGGTCACGATCCTGCTCAACAAGCCTGCCGGCGCGGACCTCGACGCCGCGCTGGCCTGCCTGCGCCCGGAAACCCTGGTGCAGGAAGGGCGGGGCGGCCAGCGTTTCCTGCGCCGCCACCTGAACAAGCTGACCCTCGCCACGCCGCTCGACACGGCCGCCGAAGGCCTGGTGGTGTTCAGCCAGGACTGGCGCGTGCTGCGCAAGCTGGTCGAGGAGGCGGCGCGCATCGAGCACGAGTACGTGGTCGAAGTCGACGGGCAGATGGCCGGCGAAGGCCTGGCCGGTCTCAACCGGCACTTCAAGGCCAGCTGGCAGAACGAGTCGCGCCTGCGCGTCGCCGGCAAAAATATCCAGCCGGCGCAGATCGAGCGCGCCTGCCTGGAGGCCGACCTGCGCGTGCGCGCCATCCGCCGCCTGCGCGTCGGCCGCATTCCACTGGCCAGCCTGGCGGTCGGGCACTGGCGCTATGTTCACGAGGCCGAACGCTTCTGA
- a CDS encoding alpha/beta fold hydrolase, with translation MIDAMNPKRRNFLSTASLSLVAAATQLGLTGDALAAAASTGTATGNGISPATNTFSEIKQIRAGVLNVGYVDIGPREGYPVLLLHGWPYDIHAFIDVAPILTAAGYRVIIPHLRGYGSTTFLSKDTPRNGQQSTFTADMIAFMDELKIFQAIVGGFDWGGRIANTLAALWPQRFPAMVSVSGYLIGSQEANRKPLPPKKELEWWYQYYFATPRGEQGYRENTHEFARLIWELASPQWKFDDATFARSARSLDNPDHVAITISNYRWRLGLAPSEKRYEQLEKALAAFPEIKVPSITLEADANGAPHPDPKAYAKRFTGKYEHRDLNGRGIGHNLPQEAPRDFAQAILDVGKWI, from the coding sequence ATGATTGACGCCATGAATCCGAAGCGCCGCAATTTCCTGAGCACTGCCTCGCTGAGCCTGGTGGCCGCGGCCACCCAGCTGGGCCTCACCGGCGACGCCCTCGCCGCCGCCGCCTCAACCGGCACCGCCACCGGCAACGGCATCTCGCCCGCCACCAACACCTTCAGCGAGATCAAGCAGATCCGCGCCGGCGTGCTGAACGTGGGCTATGTCGACATCGGCCCGCGCGAAGGCTACCCGGTGCTGCTGCTGCACGGCTGGCCCTACGACATCCATGCCTTCATCGACGTCGCCCCGATCCTGACGGCGGCGGGCTACCGCGTGATCATCCCCCACCTGCGCGGCTACGGCAGCACCACCTTCCTGTCGAAGGACACGCCGCGCAACGGCCAGCAATCCACCTTCACCGCCGACATGATCGCCTTCATGGATGAGCTCAAGATCTTCCAGGCCATCGTGGGCGGCTTCGACTGGGGTGGCCGCATCGCCAATACCCTGGCCGCGCTCTGGCCGCAGCGCTTCCCGGCGATGGTCTCGGTGAGCGGCTACCTGATCGGCAGCCAGGAGGCCAACCGCAAGCCCCTGCCGCCGAAGAAGGAACTGGAGTGGTGGTACCAGTACTATTTCGCCACCCCGCGCGGCGAGCAGGGCTACCGGGAGAACACCCACGAGTTCGCGCGCCTGATCTGGGAGCTGGCTTCGCCGCAGTGGAAGTTCGACGACGCCACCTTCGCCCGCTCGGCCAGGTCGCTCGACAACCCCGATCACGTGGCCATCACGATCAGCAACTACCGCTGGCGCCTGGGCCTGGCGCCCAGCGAGAAACGCTACGAGCAACTGGAGAAGGCGCTCGCAGCCTTCCCGGAGATCAAGGTGCCGTCGATCACGCTCGAAGCCGACGCCAACGGCGCGCCCCACCCGGACCCCAAGGCCTACGCCAAGCGCTTCACCGGCAAGTACGAGCACCGCGACCTGAACGGGCGCGGCATCGGCCACAACCTGCCGCAGGAGGCGCCGCGCGACTTCGCCCAGGCCATCCTCGACGTCGGCAAGTGGATTTGA
- a CDS encoding choice-of-anchor I family protein: MFLLTLLAAGALSACGGDSDEDPTPRTLALEKIGSYNGGAVGAAEITAYDAASKRLFVVNGANGTVDVLDLSNPAAPARVGTISVASMGAAVNSVAVHDGLVALAIEAKPKTSPGTVAFYNAADLKLLNSVKVGALPDMLTFTPDGLKVLVANEGEPNSYGQADSVDPEGSVSIVTVNRGATPTVASADFKAYIGQEAALRAQGVRLYGPGANAAQDIEPEYIAVSADGRTAYVTLQENNAVAVVDVATARVSAIKPLGTKNHNLAGMGLDPSDEDGVANTNDGKPAVKIGQWPVKGMYLPDAIASFSVDGNQYLITANEGDARADWPGFNEETRVRAHCTAGLDPAVFADVANLILDSNLGAFASRQRRTAAAPAKTPPASATSCTPSARARSRSGTPT, encoded by the coding sequence ATGTTCCTCCTGACCCTGCTGGCCGCCGGCGCCCTGAGCGCCTGCGGCGGCGACAGCGATGAAGATCCGACCCCACGCACGCTGGCGCTGGAAAAGATTGGAAGCTATAACGGCGGCGCCGTCGGCGCGGCCGAGATCACGGCCTATGACGCGGCCAGCAAGCGCCTGTTCGTGGTCAACGGCGCCAACGGCACGGTCGACGTGCTCGACCTGTCGAACCCGGCCGCGCCGGCGCGCGTGGGCACGATCAGCGTGGCCAGCATGGGCGCGGCGGTCAACAGCGTCGCCGTCCACGACGGCCTGGTGGCGCTGGCCATCGAAGCCAAACCCAAGACCAGCCCGGGCACCGTCGCCTTCTACAACGCCGCCGACCTCAAGCTCCTGAACAGCGTCAAGGTCGGCGCGCTGCCCGACATGCTGACCTTTACGCCGGACGGCCTCAAGGTGCTGGTCGCCAACGAAGGCGAACCGAACAGCTACGGCCAGGCCGACTCGGTCGACCCGGAAGGCTCGGTCAGCATCGTTACCGTCAACCGCGGCGCCACGCCCACGGTCGCGAGCGCCGACTTCAAGGCCTACATCGGCCAGGAAGCGGCGCTGCGCGCCCAGGGCGTGCGCCTCTACGGTCCGGGCGCCAATGCCGCCCAGGATATCGAGCCCGAGTACATCGCCGTCTCCGCCGATGGCCGCACCGCCTACGTGACCCTGCAGGAAAACAATGCGGTCGCGGTGGTCGACGTCGCCACCGCGCGCGTCAGCGCCATCAAGCCGCTCGGCACCAAGAACCACAACCTGGCCGGCATGGGCCTCGACCCCTCGGACGAGGACGGCGTGGCCAACACCAATGACGGCAAGCCGGCGGTGAAAATCGGCCAGTGGCCGGTCAAGGGCATGTACCTGCCCGATGCGATCGCCTCTTTCAGCGTCGACGGCAACCAGTACCTGATCACCGCCAACGAAGGCGATGCGCGCGCCGACTGGCCGGGCTTCAACGAGGAAACCCGGGTGCGCGCGCATTGCACCGCGGGCCTCGACCCGGCCGTGTTCGCGGACGTTGCCAACCTGATCCTCGATTCCAACCTCGGCGCCTTCGCATCACGGCAACGCCGAACGGCGGCAGCGCCGGCAAAAACGCCGCCGGCCAGTGCAACGAGCTGTACGCCTTCGGCGCGCGCTCGTTCTCGGTCTGGGACGCCAACCTGA
- the nhaA gene encoding Na+/H+ antiporter NhaA: protein MTATASIQKQLSLAFELFFRSKKSGAFVLILCTFASLVLANSAYAPAYLGFWHTVVAGLSVELWVNDALMAIFFLLIGLELKRELVNGELSDLRHALLPIVAAAGGICVPALIHFALNAGTPFQAGVGIPMATDIAFALGVLALLGSRVPASLKIFLTALAVMDDLGAIVVIALFYTADLAFAYLVGALVLFALLLGMNRVLKITLLWPYLLGGAVMWFLMLKSGVHATIAGVLLAFAIPYSEQQDDTDSPSHRLEHALHLPVTFLILPIFALANTGITIGADAMDELGASNSLGILAGLVIGKPVGITLFSLGAVLLGLCRLPLDLSWRHILGAGLLGGIGFTMSIFITNLAFAGQADVINASKMAILLASLCAGILGFAWLSLFGKPLPTDTDTATMDLAVEPPR from the coding sequence ATGACCGCTACCGCTTCGATCCAGAAACAGCTTTCCCTCGCCTTCGAACTCTTCTTCCGTTCCAAGAAGAGCGGCGCCTTCGTCCTCATCCTCTGCACCTTCGCCTCGCTGGTCTTGGCGAACTCGGCCTACGCGCCCGCCTACCTCGGCTTCTGGCACACGGTGGTCGCCGGCCTGAGCGTGGAGCTGTGGGTGAACGATGCCCTGATGGCCATCTTCTTTCTCCTGATCGGCCTCGAGCTCAAGCGCGAGCTGGTCAATGGCGAGCTGTCCGACTTGCGCCATGCCCTGCTGCCCATCGTGGCGGCCGCGGGCGGCATCTGCGTGCCGGCCCTGATCCATTTCGCGCTGAACGCCGGCACACCCTTCCAGGCCGGGGTCGGCATTCCGATGGCGACCGACATCGCCTTCGCCCTTGGCGTGCTGGCCCTGCTGGGCAGCCGCGTCCCGGCTTCGCTGAAGATCTTTCTCACCGCCCTGGCCGTGATGGACGACCTGGGCGCGATCGTGGTGATCGCCCTGTTCTACACGGCCGATCTGGCCTTCGCCTACCTGGTGGGCGCGCTCGTCCTGTTCGCCCTGCTGCTGGGCATGAACCGGGTGCTGAAAATCACGCTGCTGTGGCCCTACCTGCTGGGCGGCGCGGTGATGTGGTTCCTGATGCTCAAGTCGGGCGTGCACGCGACCATCGCCGGCGTGCTGCTGGCCTTCGCCATCCCCTATTCCGAGCAGCAGGACGATACGGATTCACCCTCGCACCGGCTGGAGCACGCCCTGCACCTGCCGGTGACCTTCCTGATCCTGCCGATCTTCGCGCTGGCCAACACCGGGATCACCATCGGCGCCGATGCGATGGACGAGCTGGGCGCCTCGAACAGCCTGGGCATCCTGGCCGGCCTGGTCATCGGCAAGCCGGTCGGCATCACCCTGTTCAGCCTGGGCGCCGTGCTGCTGGGCCTGTGCCGCCTGCCGCTCGACCTGTCCTGGCGCCACATCCTCGGCGCCGGCCTGCTGGGCGGCATCGGCTTCACGATGTCGATCTTCATCACCAACCTGGCCTTCGCCGGCCAGGCGGATGTGATCAACGCCTCGAAGATGGCGATCCTGCTGGCCTCGCTGTGCGCCGGCATCCTGGGCTTTGCCTGGCTGAGCCTGTTCGGCAAGCCCCTGCCCACGGACACCGACACGGCGACCATGGACCTCGCCGTCGAGCCGCCGCGCTGA
- a CDS encoding RDD family protein, which translates to MQATSPAEAAVAPTAAAVPTVKRRVLAMVYEGFLLFAVEMLAVLVYLLLTGNRQEPAYQVGLKVFLFLVTGAYFIWCWVDSGHTLAMKTWRMKVVRPGQARLSWRTAALRYLLAWGWFAPALLVCAVFGLHAKGEIAIALGIGVLAWALTAFLDKDRQFLHDRLAGTRLVLFSKPVRA; encoded by the coding sequence ATGCAAGCAACTAGCCCCGCCGAAGCTGCGGTCGCGCCGACCGCAGCCGCCGTTCCGACCGTCAAGCGCCGCGTGCTGGCGATGGTGTACGAGGGCTTCCTGCTGTTCGCAGTCGAGATGCTGGCGGTGCTGGTCTACCTCCTGCTCACCGGCAACCGCCAGGAGCCGGCCTACCAGGTCGGCCTGAAGGTCTTCCTGTTCCTGGTCACGGGCGCCTATTTCATCTGGTGCTGGGTCGACAGCGGCCACACGCTGGCGATGAAGACCTGGCGCATGAAGGTGGTCCGCCCCGGCCAGGCGCGCCTGTCCTGGCGCACCGCCGCCCTGCGCTACCTGCTGGCCTGGGGCTGGTTCGCGCCGGCCCTGCTGGTGTGCGCCGTGTTCGGCCTGCACGCCAAAGGCGAGATCGCCATCGCCCTCGGTATCGGCGTGCTGGCCTGGGCCCTCACCGCCTTCCTCGACAAGGACCGGCAGTTCCTGCACGACAGGCTGGCTGGCACCCGCCTGGTCCTGTTCTCCAAGCCTGTACGCGCCTGA
- a CDS encoding DUF3106 domain-containing protein: protein MTKPASKPRVALLGTAAAVLVAGAVAWFIVDRSSTPSSAPASATAASAAGARPAPKTLDKPLWRDLTPAQQRALAPLQAEWDQLGGLRKRRWLELSQRFSSMSPTEQQRVHERMREWMKLTPEQRNLARENFSKARSLSPGDKAATWESYKQLSEEQKRKLAKSARKPAPVALPESPTLIAPTSCPPNTTRRGASCITLPGAEPAPATAASPGASPALPGAPAPNAPASSAPASGVPASGAHSAPAMPSAPPSIPPSPQNASN, encoded by the coding sequence ATGACGAAACCCGCTTCGAAGCCTCGCGTCGCCCTGCTGGGAACGGCGGCTGCGGTCCTGGTGGCCGGCGCCGTCGCCTGGTTCATCGTCGACCGCAGCAGCACGCCTTCCTCGGCGCCGGCTTCGGCGACCGCGGCCTCGGCGGCCGGCGCCCGCCCCGCGCCGAAAACCCTGGACAAGCCCCTGTGGCGCGATCTCACCCCTGCCCAGCAGCGCGCGCTCGCGCCCTTGCAGGCCGAGTGGGACCAGCTCGGCGGCCTGCGCAAGCGCCGCTGGCTCGAACTGTCGCAGCGCTTCAGCTCGATGAGCCCGACCGAACAGCAGCGCGTGCACGAGCGCATGCGCGAATGGATGAAGCTTACCCCGGAGCAGCGTAACCTGGCGCGCGAGAATTTCAGCAAGGCACGCAGCCTGTCGCCGGGCGACAAGGCCGCCACCTGGGAAAGCTACAAGCAACTGTCTGAAGAACAAAAGCGCAAGCTGGCGAAATCCGCCCGCAAGCCGGCCCCGGTGGCCCTGCCGGAGTCGCCGACCCTGATCGCGCCGACCAGCTGCCCGCCCAATACCACGCGCCGCGGCGCTTCCTGCATCACCCTGCCGGGCGCCGAGCCGGCGCCGGCGACGGCGGCCAGCCCGGGCGCAAGCCCAGCCCTACCGGGCGCGCCGGCCCCGAATGCCCCGGCGTCCAGCGCACCGGCCTCTGGCGTCCCGGCTTCCGGCGCGCACAGCGCGCCGGCCATGCCGTCGGCTCCCCCTTCCATTCCCCCATCGCCGCAGAATGCAAGCAACTAG
- a CDS encoding DUF3619 family protein, whose product MNTDDINLAYKIRHALNEQLDALPASTTDRLAQARARAMARKKPDASRQQAPRRGWFDFETLLSGPSLARLGVAVPLLALVIGMGGVYQYEQQQRLADLADIDAAVLADELPLTAYLDKGFPVYLESQQRQQ is encoded by the coding sequence ATGAACACCGACGACATCAACCTGGCGTACAAGATACGCCACGCGCTGAACGAACAGCTCGACGCACTGCCGGCTTCGACCACCGACCGGCTGGCGCAGGCGCGCGCCCGCGCCATGGCCCGCAAGAAGCCGGATGCGTCCAGGCAGCAGGCGCCGCGCCGCGGCTGGTTCGACTTCGAGACCCTGCTCAGCGGGCCGAGCCTGGCGCGCCTGGGCGTCGCCGTGCCGCTGCTGGCCCTGGTGATCGGCATGGGTGGGGTCTACCAGTACGAACAGCAACAGCGCCTCGCCGACCTGGCCGACATCGACGCCGCCGTGCTGGCCGATGAATTGCCGCTGACCGCTTATCTCGACAAAGGCTTCCCCGTCTACCTGGAGTCGCAGCAGCGCCAGCAATGA
- a CDS encoding RNA polymerase sigma factor, with product MATDKELNDFLENVERRAFKQAVYAVRKDEAALDIVQDAMIKLAEKYGDKPVAELPALFQRILQTTILDYFRREKVRNTWVSLFSGFGGREGDDDEFDILSSYEAEEGSATESGADQLERAQTLRLIEEEVQKLPARQREAFLMRYWQDMDVAETAEAMGCSEGSVKTHCSRATHALADALKAKGITL from the coding sequence ATGGCCACAGACAAAGAACTCAACGACTTCCTCGAGAATGTCGAACGGCGCGCGTTCAAGCAGGCGGTGTATGCGGTGCGCAAGGACGAGGCGGCCCTGGACATCGTCCAGGACGCCATGATCAAGCTGGCCGAGAAATACGGCGACAAACCGGTGGCCGAGCTGCCCGCCCTGTTCCAGCGCATCCTCCAGACGACCATCCTCGACTACTTCCGGCGCGAGAAGGTGCGCAACACCTGGGTCAGTCTGTTCTCGGGCTTCGGCGGCCGGGAGGGAGACGATGACGAATTTGATATACTTTCCTCGTATGAAGCCGAGGAAGGATCGGCGACGGAATCCGGCGCGGACCAGCTAGAACGCGCACAAACCTTGCGCCTGATCGAAGAAGAAGTGCAAAAGCTCCCCGCGCGTCAACGGGAAGCCTTCCTCATGCGTTACTGGCAGGATATGGACGTGGCCGAGACGGCCGAAGCGATGGGCTGCTCGGAGGGTAGCGTAAAGACACATTGTTCCCGCGCCACCCACGCCCTCGCCGATGCGCTCAAGGCCAAGGGAATCACATTATGA
- a CDS encoding TauD/TfdA family dioxygenase produces the protein MPLDSHRQEFDIRPFAGAALGAEVLGLDLSRPVSEEDFQRLHRAHLDHHVLVFRDQHITPAEQVAFSRRFGELQIHVLRQFQLPEHPEVLVISNIRENGEPIGLGDAGHFWHSDLSYKETPSLGSMLHAQELPEEGGDTLFANQHLAWDSLPAWLKREVEGLQAEHWYLARYEDLRARNPWRPRLTQEQIDEVKPVVHPVVRTHPETGRRALFVSEHFTTRLLGVPEARSRELLDALFAHSTREEFIYRHQWKPHDMVFWDNRSLLHLAAGCPEHLRRKLYRTTIAGDVPF, from the coding sequence ATGCCACTCGATTCGCACCGCCAGGAATTCGACATCCGCCCCTTCGCCGGCGCCGCCCTCGGGGCCGAAGTGCTGGGCCTCGACCTGTCCCGCCCGGTCAGCGAGGAGGACTTCCAGCGCCTGCACCGCGCCCACCTCGACCATCACGTGCTGGTGTTCCGCGACCAGCACATCACCCCCGCCGAGCAGGTGGCCTTCAGCCGCCGCTTCGGCGAGCTGCAGATCCACGTGCTGCGCCAGTTCCAGCTGCCCGAGCACCCCGAGGTCCTGGTCATTTCCAACATCCGCGAGAACGGCGAGCCGATCGGCCTGGGCGACGCCGGCCACTTCTGGCACTCCGACCTGTCCTACAAGGAGACCCCGAGCCTGGGCTCGATGCTGCACGCCCAGGAATTGCCGGAAGAGGGCGGCGACACCCTGTTCGCCAACCAGCACCTGGCCTGGGACAGCCTGCCGGCCTGGCTCAAGCGCGAGGTCGAGGGCTTGCAGGCCGAGCACTGGTACCTGGCGCGCTATGAAGACCTGCGCGCGCGCAACCCCTGGCGCCCCAGGCTGACCCAGGAACAGATCGACGAGGTCAAACCGGTGGTCCACCCGGTGGTGCGCACCCATCCGGAAACCGGACGCCGCGCCCTGTTCGTCAGCGAGCACTTCACCACCCGCCTGCTGGGCGTGCCGGAGGCGCGCAGCCGCGAGCTGCTGGATGCCCTGTTCGCCCACAGCACCCGCGAGGAGTTTATTTACCGCCACCAGTGGAAGCCCCATGACATGGTGTTCTGGGACAACCGCTCGCTCCTGCACCTGGCGGCCGGCTGCCCCGAGCACCTGCGCCGCAAGCTCTACCGCACCACCATCGCGGGCGACGTCCCGTTCTGA